In Colletotrichum higginsianum IMI 349063 chromosome 3, whole genome shotgun sequence, a genomic segment contains:
- a CDS encoding Aminotransferase, which translates to MKHSVIRVSKHLTQLPRHHRPLITHHPLSIVPTSPSVANIQSRSPSFATSPYPCTYNQSRHFSTSLAPPSDFNMNAPLHKKPINLLRGWPSPSLLPAAALSAAAVKTLADPAVYVPGLQYGPDPGYQPLRESIARWLSAFYTAADPAPPPASRTANTGNEGRFEHHPPDARRICVTGGASQNLACILQSFTDPLYTKNVWMVAPCYFLACPIFADAGFDGRLKSVPEDDDGIDIEYLRKGLEAAGRGSDERFKQAKKRKLYRHIIYVVPTCSNPSGKTMSLARRYELVALARQHDALIVSDDVYDFLQWPLTSPDTPPGPYTPEMRLPRLVDIDRALGVSDASFGNAVSNGSFSKIVAPGVRTGWAEGSPAFAYGLSQTGSTCSGGAPSQLAATLVAELLESGELQRQLDEETRPALARRHRAMMQAIAEHVQKPLGDGVAVRESALKGTGLYGGYFVWFSLPEGMSSREAATRAKETENLVIGHGAQFEVHGDEESARFDREIRLCFSWEPEEDVVEGVKRLGAVLKAMKDGVQWKSTNGVDVDNVK; encoded by the exons ATGAAGCATAGCGTGATCAGAGTCTCGAAGCACCTCACTCAACTACCTCGTCACCATCGACCCCTCATCACTCACCACCCTCTATCCATTGTACCGACTTCTCCCAGCGTCGCGAACATTCAAAGCCGAAGCCCATCCTTTGCAACCTCTCCTTACCCGTGTACATACAACCAATCCCGTCACTTCTCAACTTCATTGGCGCCCCCGTCAGACTTCAACATGAACGCCCCCCTGCACAAGAAACCCATCAACCTCCTCCGCGGCtggccctccccctccctcttgcCGGCAGCAGCGCtgtctgccgccgccgtcaagacCCTCGCCGATCCCGCTGTCTACGTCCCCGGGCTCCAGTACGGTCCGGACCCCGGCTACCAGCCCCTTCGTGAATCTATCGCCCGCTGGCTCTCCGCGTTCTACACAGCCGCCGACCCCGCACCTCCGCCGGCTAGCCGCACAGCGAACACGGGCAATGAGGGCCGTTTCGAACATCACCCGCCCGACGCCCGCCGCATATGTGTCACGGGCGGTGCCAGCCAGAACCTCGCGTGCATCCTGCAGTCCTTTACCGACCCGCTTTACACAAAAAACGTCTGGATGGTCGCGCCGTGCTACTTCCTTGCATGCCCCATCTTCGCCGATGCCGGGTTCGACGGGCGCCTTAAGTCGGTTCctgaagacgatgacggaaTCGACATCGAGTATCTGAGAAAggggctcgaggccgcgggCAGAGGTAGTGACGAA CGTTTCAAAcaggcgaagaagaggaagctcTATCGCCACATCATCTACGTCGTCCCGACATGCTCCAATCCGAGCGGCAAGACCATGTCACTCGCTCGCCGCTacgagctcgtcgccctcgcccgtcAGCACGACGCCCTCATCGTCAGCGACGACGTCTACGACTTTCTGCAGTGGCCCCTGACCTCCCCCGACACACCCCCAGGCCCATACACCCCTGAGATGCGCCTGCCCCGCCTTGTGGACATCGACCGCGCCCTGGGCGTCTCGGACGCCTCCTTCGGCAACGCAGTATCCAACGGCTCCTTCAGCAAAATCGTCGCCCCGGGCGTGCGGACGGGCTGGGCCGAAGGGAGCCCCGCCTTCGCGTACGGCCTTTCACAGACGGGGTCTACGtgcagcggcggcgcgccaagccagctggcggcgacgttggtCGCGGAGCTCCTCGAGAGCGGGGAGCTGCAGAggcagctcgacgaggagacaAGGCCCGCGCTGGCGAGGCGGCACCGGGCCATGATGCAGGCAATTGCAGAACACGTCCAGAAGCCGTTGGGCGACGGGGTCGCGGTTCGCGAGTCCGCGCTGAAGGGCACCGGCTTGTACGGTGGTTATTTCGTGTGGTTCAGCCTGCCGGAGGGCATGTCGAGCCGGGAGGCCGCAACCCGGGCCAAGGAGACGGAGAACCTGGTCATTGGTCACGGTGCCCAGTTCGAGGTTCACGGGGACGAGGAGTCTGCGAGGTTCGACAGGGAGATTCGTCTGTGTTTCTCTTGGGAAccggaggaggacgtcgtAGAGGGCGTAAAGAGGCTCGGTGCTGTTTTGAAGGCAATGAAGGACGGCGTCCAGTGGAAGTCAACCAATGGGGTTGATGTAGACAACGTCAAATGA
- a CDS encoding DNA repair protein rad18: protein MADFEDVPDSTDWLSTPLPALSTVEASLRCQVCKDFFKTPMLTSCCHTFCSLCIRRALANDGKCPLCRASDQELKLRSNWSMEEVVESFVKARKDTLHFARTSSKQTKTRGSPKRKLAAGDFTTGGDQPETKRLRSSARLSRTRSGQPTAVAAIHEEAEFEQPQEEEEEDDEVEDATFAPDDGLVPCPICSTRMKEAQVFRHLDTCTGAKAPTIARASTSRTSTPNTPARGGPRSTPAPDRLPALAYSMLKDTALRKKMTDLGLSTTGSRLQLEKRHKEWVTLWNANCDSARPKRRAELLHDLDVWERTQGSKAPMFVRPGVAVKDKEFDGTAWAAKHDTSFKDLIANARKSKAQALPKTEEAAAPASGDGSPAAALDVASSPSGMEAREFTTIDLTTRPPEVDRNGLEDEMDRNQGLGVEHGSAAAKPQQPKAAHCLHSSFSEPQIPSSQEAR, encoded by the exons ATGGCCGACTTTGAGGACGTCCCTGACTCAACGGACTGGCTCTCAACACCCCTCCCAGCCCTTTCAACAGTTGAAGCCTCCTTGCGATGCCAGGTGTGCAAGGACTTTTTCAAAACACCTATGCTTACATCCTGCTGCCACACATTCTGCTCGCTATGCATTCGTCGCGCTCTTGCCAACGACGGGAAATGCCCTCTTTGCCGGGCCTCAGACCAGGAGTTGAAATTGAGGAGTAATTGGTCCATGGAGGAGGTTGTTGAGTCCTTTGTCAAGGCCAGGAAAGACACACTTCATTTCGCAAGGACATCAAGCAAACAAACGAAGACCCGAGGTTCCCCCAAGAGGAAGCTGGCTGCTGGGGACTTCACCACGGGCGGAGATCAGCCAGAGACCAAGCGACTTAGGAGCTCGGCAAGGCTTAGCAGGACTAGGTCGGGACAGCCAACAGCAGTTGCAGCGATACACGAAGAAGCCGAATTCGAGCAGCCacaggaggaggaagaggaggacgacgaggtagAGGATGCAACATTTG CTCccgacgatggcctcgtaCCATGCCCCATATGCAGCACTCGCATGAAGGAAGCTCAGGTCTTTCGACACCTCGACACCTGCACCGGCGCGAAAGCCCCGACAATAGCTCGCGCGAGCACCAGCCGCACCTCAACCCCAAACACACCCGCTCGAGGCGGCCCCAGATCGACACCGGCACCCGATCGCCTTCCGGCTCTGGCCTACTCTATGCTCAAGGACACCGCCCTGCGCAAGAAGATGACGGACCTGGGCTTGTCGACAACGGGGTCACGCCTGCAGCTCGAGAAGCGTCACAAGGAGTGGGTCACGTTGTGGAATGCGAACTGCGACTCTGCGCGCCCGAAGCGCCgcgccgagctgctgcacGATCTTGACGTCTGGGAGCGCACGCAAGGATCCAAGGCACCCATGTTTGTGCGCCCTGGGGTGGCggtcaaggacaaggagtTTGACGGTACGGCGTGGGCGGCGAAACACGATACCTCGTTCAAGGACCTGATTGCAAATGCGCGCAAGTCGAAGGCGCAGGCGCTGCCAAAGACAGAGGAAGCGGCCGCTCCCGCCTCTGGAGACGGATCACCTGCGGCGGCACTGGATGTTGCGAGTAGTCCTTCGGGGATGGAGGCAAGGGAGTTCACAACGATTGATCTGACCACACGACCACCGGAGGTTGATCGGAACGGCCTGGAAGACGAGATGGACAGAAACCAGGGGCTCGGAGTGGAGCACGGGAGCGCAGCTGCAAAGCCTCAGCAGCCCAAGGCGGCTCATTGCCTGCATAGCAGCTTCTCAGAGCCGCAGATACCAAGCAGTCAAGAGGCGCGGTGA
- a CDS encoding RNA exonuclease 4 — MAPELSSNWKKLQAQLKAASPSSSTAAGPVKRKANTTDQRLSKKPKLKSDNKSVPVKTIQKNDKAKKEHMGVTQSSKIEVEPKVGPSPSLALWAEENDISPEALAEAYGLGVKNNSMLTSEKDKINAGLTEGLDVGKYVAIDCEMVGVGQGGHESVLARVSIVDFHGRQVYDSYVRPQERVTDWRSAVSGILPKHMRFARDFDEVQTDVAKLLKDRIVVGHDIKHDLDVLKLSHPGKDVRDTSSYPAFRQYGNGRKPALRRLAEELLGVTIQGGAHSSIEDARVTMLLFRKHKSGFDVDHANRFPGSAGASAKSKPNSKKTKKKK; from the coding sequence ATGGCCCCGGAGCTATCGTCAAATTGGAAGAAGCTTCAAGCCCAACTCAAAGCGGCGAGCCCGTCTTCCTCCACAGCAGCTGGACCAGTCAAGAGGAAGGCAAACACGACAGATCAGCGACTGTCGAAGAAACCGAAACTTAAGTCCGATAACAAATCAGTGCCAGTAAAGACCATTCAAAAGAACGACAAAGCAAAGAAAGAACACATGGGTGTCACGCAAAGCTCAAAAATTGAAGTTGAACCCAAGGTCGGCCCCTCGCCGTCCCTTGCCCTCTGGGCCGAAGAAAATGACATCTCGCCTGaggccctggccgaggcctACGGTCTTGGCGTGAAGAACAACTCCATGCTCACTTCGGAAAAAGACAAGATCAACGCTGGCCTAACGGAAGGACTCGACGTTGGCAAGTACGTTGCCATCGACTGCGAGATGGTGGGTGTCGGACAAGGAGGACACGAGTCTGTGCTGGCCCGCGTGAGCATAGTCGACTTTCACGGCCGCCAGGTGTACGACTCATACGTACGACCTCAGGAGCGTGTTACGGATTGGCGCAGTGCCGTCAGCGGAATCCTTCCCAAGCACATGAGGTTCGCCCGCGATTTCGACGAGGTTCAGACTGACGTCGCCAAGCTGTTGAAGGACAGGATAGTAGTGGGTCACGACATCAAGCACGATCTGGACGTGCTCAAGTTGAGCCACCCAGGCAAAGATGTCCGCGACACGTCTAGTTACCCGGCGTTCCGGCAGTATGGCAACGGCAGAAAACCAGCCTTGAGGAGGCTGGCGGAGGAGTTACTCGGGGTCACAATCCAGGGCGGCGCCCATTCGAGTATCGAAGACGCGAGGGTGACGATGCTTCTGTTCAGAAAACACAAATCCGGATTTGACGTCGATCATGCAAATCGCTTCCCAGGCTCCGCTGGGGCATCGGCAAAATCGAAGCCAAACTCAAAGAAaaccaagaagaagaaatga
- a CDS encoding Histone acetyltransferase: protein MAAHGANGEPTVGSSEPRQKGKATPETIRVGCIAMVRKEGIPRRAEILSIKETKSGRQFYCNFDNFNKRLDEWVPTIRIDFDHDVEWPLPEKEKPKDPKTKKGVATSKKQISKKSQKRPGKREQSAPSEAPTPHPWSEFVESQSQRMTPTVEDSNSQTPATGDATATPAAGGDEMEIDLEEEVQKKDLLNGFSREDEIEKLRTHGSMTQNPAEISRIRNISKVQFGKHDLFPWYFSPYPEIFNQEDVIFICEFCLGYYGDEKSFTRHRRKCTLQHPPGNEIYRDESVSFFEIDGRRQRTYCRNLCLLSKMFLDHKTLYYDVDPFLFYVMTTRDDKGCHIIGYFSKEKESADGYNVACILTLPQYQRKGYGRLLIQFSYELSKIEGKLGSPEKPLSDLGLLSYRQYWGENILDLLVGYNERDEKTTIETISTALAIIPQDVEHTLQALKMQVYHKGEHKIVIPEKLIQQREKQKVKQKRLIDPSKIQWKPPVFTASTRTWGW, encoded by the exons ATGGCGGCGCATGGCGCTAACGGCGAGCCCACTGTCGGCTCCAGCGAGCCTCGACAGAAGGGCAAGGCCACTCCGGAGACCATCAG AGTAGGATGCATCGCCATGGTCAGAAAAGAGGGTATACCGCGTAGGGCCGAAATTCTCAGTATCAAAGAAACGAAAAGCGGGCGACAGTTCTACTGTAACTTTGATAACTTCAACAAGCGTCTCGACGAATGGGTGCCAACGATTCGCATCGATTTCGATCACGATGTTGAGTGGCCTTTACCCGAGAAGGAAAAACCCAAGGAccccaagaccaagaaggGCGTCGCCACATCCAAGAAGCAGATCTCCAAGAAATCCCAAAAGAGGCCCGGGAAGAGGGAGCAGTCGGCGCCGTCCGAGGCCCCTACCCCACACCCATGGAGCGAGTTTGTTGAGTCACAAAGTCAGAGAATGACGCCCACAGTCGAGGATAGCAACAGCCAAACACCAGCGACAGGCGATGCGACCGCTACGCCCGCGGCAGGgggcgacgagatggagaTCGACCTAGAAGAGGAGGTCCAAAAGAAGGACCTACTCAATGGCTTCAGCCGCGAAGACGAGATCGAGAAGCTCAGAACACACGGCTCCATGACACAAAATCCGGCTGAGATCTCACGAATCCGAAACATCTCCAAGGTGCAGTTCGGAAAACACGACCTGTTCCCCTGGTATTTTTCACCGTACCCTGAGATTTTCAACCAGGAAGATGTTATTTTCATATGCGAATTCTGTCTCGGGTACTACGGTGACGAAAAGTCCTTCACAAGGCATCGGCGCAAGTGCACCTTGCAGCACCCACCCGGCAACGAGATCTACCGGGACGAATCGGTGTCTTTCTTCGAGATCGATGGTAGGAGACAGCGGACCTACTGTCGCAATCTGTGTTTGCTGTCCAAGATGTTCCTTGACCACAAGACACTCTACTACGATGTCGACCCCTTCTTATTCTACGTCATGACAACTCGGGACGATAAGGGCTGTCACATCATTGGATATTTTTCCAAGGAAAAGGAGAGTGCCGACGGCTACAACGTTGCTTGTATTCTCACGCTGCCCCAATACCAACGAAAAGGTTACGGTCGCTTGCTGATTCAGTTTTCGTACGAGCTGTCCAAGATTGAGGGCAAGCTGGGGTCGCCCGAGAAGCCTCTCTCTGATTTGGGCCTGCTGAGTTACCGCCAGTACTGGGGTGAGAATATCTTGGACCTTCTAGTAGGATACAATGAGCGTGACGAAAAGACGACGATCGAAACCATTTCAACGGCGCTTGCCATTATCCCACAGGACGTGGAACACACACTACAGGCGCTTAAGATGCAGGTGTACCACAAGGGCGAGCACAAGATTGTGATACCGGAGAAGCTGATACAGCAAAGAGAGAAGCAAAAAGTGAAGCAGAAGAGGCTTATCGATCCTAGCAAGATCCAGTGGAAGCCGCCTGTGTTCACTGCTTCAACGAGGACATGGGGATGGTAG
- a CDS encoding DNA polymerase subunit Cdc27, with the protein MDEFKKYLADQILSEEKIVTYRSLSRALKVHVNTAKGMLYEFHRSQNGMRPGTVHATYLIYGIQKAEKVQEDGDIEMTSSPPDVVPLSDEVLTRSLTLVPGDRLKEILASYEELLSFHIYSLARHPTRELQMLADVSQQIKEQSTEDSASMAETYGTIINPNVRKRDRQGRPVPAPAHAATATKPVKKESAPSTVKSAASVPKTEEPAEKEIKVPAKDAPSPAAATIKKGAAPPSLKKSGSSGIMSSFAKAAAKASSKPKETPKPESPAALSDDGEDDDDDIPAAKSSGNTGRKSRKDREAELKQMMEESEEEEEPEEEEEEPADEPMEEAPEPEAKPEPEPAEVVSSTGDGRRRGKRRVMKKKQIMDDQGYLVTIQEPAWEEFSEDEAPPPPAKAKSSSAPSSGSQTSKGKKAAPKGQGNIMSFFSKK; encoded by the exons ATGGATGAATTCAAGAAGTACCTGGCGGATCAGATCCTTAGTGAGGAGAAGATT GTCACATATCGAAGCCTCAGCAGAGCACTCAAAGTGCATGTTAATACAGCAAAGGG AATGCTCTATGAGTTCCATAGGTCACAGAATGGCATGCGTCCTGGCACAGTTCATGCCACCTACCTGATTTATGGCATCCAGAAGGCAGAGAAAGTACAGGAGGATGGCGACATTGAGATGACTAGCTCTCCTCCTGATGTTGTGCCTTTGTCTGATGAGGTCTTGACCCGTTCCTTGACCTTGGTGCCCGGAGATCGTCTGAAGG AAATTTTGGCATCATACGAAGAGCTCTTGTCGTTCCACATCTATAGCTTGGCCAGACATCCTACAAGA GAGTTGCAAATGCTAGCAGACGTCTCACAGCAAATCAAGGAACAGTCAACTGAAGACAGCGCATCCATGGCAGAGACATATGGCACCATCATCAATCCCAATGTTCGAAAGCGCGACCGTCAGGGGCGGCCAGTCCCCGCTCCTGCACATGCGGCAACAGCGACCAAACCTGTCAAGAAGGAGTCCGCACCATCTACAGTCAAGTCAGCGGCTTCTGTGCCCAAGACAGAAGAGCCGGCCGAGAAAGAGATTAAGGTACCTGCCAAGGATGCGCCGTCCCCCGCCGCGGCCACTATTAAGAAGGGCGCGGCACCGCCCTCATTGAAAAAAAGCGGCTCGTCGGGCATCATGTCATCATTCGCCAAGGCTGCGGCGAAGGCTTCAAGCAAACCGAAGGAGACGCCGAAACCAGAAAGTCCGGCTGCTCTGTctgacgatggcgaagatgacgacgatgacatcCCGGCTGCCAAATCTTCGGGTAACACTGGGCGAAAGTCGCGAAAGGATCGCGAGGCCGAGCTGAAgcagatgatggaggagagcgaggaagaggaagagcccgaagaggaagaggaagagccTGCGGACGAGCCGATGGAGGAGGCTCCGGAGCCAGAAGCGAAGCCCGAGCCTGAGCCCGCGGAAGTCGTTTCTAGCACCGGCGACGGTCGCAGGCGCGGCAAGCGAAGAGtcatgaagaagaagcagatcATGGATGATCAGGGCTATTTGG TCACGATTCAAGAGCCCGCTTGGGAAGAGTTTTCTGAGGACGAggctcctccgccaccgGCTAAGGCTAAATCTTCGTCTGCGCCTAGTTCGGGAAGCCAAACTTCGAaagggaagaaggcggcACCCAAGGGACAGGGTAACATCATGTCTTTCTTCTCGAAGAAGTAA
- a CDS encoding Snf7 family protein, with the protein MGELADFLVERDENFRKARLPALYSDFRPQRTLNPDGFQANVSAWRQALARAAWEGRIASQISAPNLLVVNVDEQLARSLESKQFGRPLALGTVVREALSERDLYPLKEFLDAKDSIYAGKTWAQVPWSVVSWAAGQLGFGGKSTAGEDKLPQGRFVVIKNAETAAKSLAEKVKSSDTRFDRTYTKSHFRKTFADTIVQDRRLSEMDVDILLVFLSRDKGIMIYDGHVVKIKGATDEEESAITEEDAAVSSLKELIADMKEQAELLTRRIDELTTTAKEAVSKKNKVAALAALKSKKITEASLAKRFATLNQLEDVAARIQEARDNVQLVKVMEASTGVLKGLNEKVGGADRVGDVVDRLREQMGEVDEVGKIISEAGAAPVDEFEVDDELEAMEREEREREEALERARKEAQEAKEAEETRRRLEKEMADLRSPVTEPAEKEGAREQVQTPARETADNLEKLDLEEREKPLPAQ; encoded by the exons ATGGGAGAGCTGGCCGACTTTCTCGTTGAAAGAGACGAGAACTTCCGCAA AGCCCGTTTGCCCGCCCTCTACTCTGATTTCCGTCCTCAACGAACCCTCAACCCCGATGGCTTTCAAGCAAATGTCAGCGCCTGGCGTCAGGCtctcgcccgcgccgcctgGGAGGGCAGGATAGCATCCCAGATTTCGGCCCCGAACCTCCTCGTGGTAAACGTCGACGAGCAGCTTGCGCGGTCCCTCGAAAGCAAGCAGTTCGGCCGCCCGCTGGCGCTGGGTACGGTCGTGAGAGAGGCCCTGAGTGAGAGGGATCTATACCCACTCAAGGAGTTCCTGGACGCCAAGGACAGCATTTACGCAGGCAAAACCTGGGCGCAGGTGCCGTGGAGCGTGGTGTCGTGGGCAGCGGGGCAGCTTGGGTTCGGCGGGAAGTCGACTGCCGGCGAGGATAAGTTGCCGCAGGGGAGGTTTGTGGTGATCAAGAACGCCGAGACAGCGGCGAAGAGCCTTGCAGAGAAGGTGAAATCTTCGGACACAAGATTTGACAGGACCTACACGAAATCCCACTTCCGGAAGACCTTTGCAGATACAATCGTCCAGGACCGCCGACTATCCGAGATGGACGTTGACAttctcctcgtcttcctctcgcGAGACAAGGGCATCATGATCTACGACGGGCATGTGGTTAAGATCAAGGGCGCCACGGACGAAGAGGAGTCCGCCATCACAGAGGAAGACGCAGCCGTATCGTCGCTCAAGGAGCTCATCGCCGACATGAAGGAGCAAGCAGAGTTGCTCACGCGGcgcatcgacgagctcaCGACCACGGCCAAGGAGGCTGTCtcgaagaagaacaaggtcgcggcgctggcggcgctcAAGTCCAAGAAGATAACCGAGGCGTCGCTGGCAAAGCGCTTCGCGACGCTAAATCAACTTGAGGATGTGGCAGCGCGGATCCAGGAGGCCAGGGACAATGTACAGCTCGTCAAGGTTATGGAAGCAAGCACTGGAGTACTCAAGGGTCTCAACGAAAAGGTTGGCGGTGCGGACCGCGTAGGCGACGTCGTTGACAGACTACGCGAGCAGATGGGTgaggtggacgaggtcggcaaGATCATCTCTGAAGCTGGCGCGGCGCCGGTCGACGAGTTTGAGGTCGatgacgagctcgaggccatggaacgcgaggagagggaaagagaggaggcgttggagcGGGCCAGAAAGGAGGCGCaggaggcgaaggaggccgaggagacaCGGCGCCGGCTCGAGAAAGAGATGGCGGATCTACGTTCGCCTGTGACGGAGCCTGCGGAGAAAGAGGGCGCAAGAGAGCAGGTGCAAACGCCAGCGAGGGAAACGGCGGATAACTTAGAGAAGCTTGATCTCGAAGAGCGGGAGAAGCCATTGCCCGCGCAGTAG
- a CDS encoding Duf1237 domain protein: MPLRSVADLLLSVGLFVGQVYATQEPLTGDDRAACPNYAQYSTYPHKPLSEGPLALPYQRPDPRCRTFQSDAIEKVIKDVTSRMKDPDLARLFENAFPSTTDTTVKFHTDGTDTRFVDLNGRSLRDEGKWEGPQSFIITGDIIAEWLRDSTNQLSPYQSLAKKDPAIFKLILGAINTQAEYVIESPYCNAFQPPPIANLQPSHNGQDDTVHPIYEPSFVFECKYELDSLAHFLALGNDFYEHTESKDFLTGRWYLALDTLLNVLEEQSRSTFDPETGRFLKNEYTFQRKTDAGTETLNLKGVGNPLNNGTGLVRSAFRPSDDATILGFFIPANAMMAVELKRTAAILKEAGKDVLSQTVDKWSQTITDGVWNNGVVKHAKHGDVFAYEVDGYGSSILMDDANYPSLLALPLMGFLPPDDQIYQNTRKMLLEKTGNPYYLEGSAFHGIGGPHIGLSNAWPMSLLIQAQTSEDDKEITECLDLVLRSARLGLVHESVDVNRISSFTRANGVFAETILDLARRKPHLIFTDGKPYSI; this comes from the exons ATGCCTTTGCGATCGGTTGCCGACTTACTGCTTTCTGTAGGCCTCTTCGTCGGCCAGGTGTACGCGACGCAAGAGCCCTTGACGGGTGACGATCGCGCAGCATGCCCCAACTACGCGCAATATTCTACCTATCCCCA CAAGCCTCTAAGCGAAGGGCCCCTCGCTCTGCCCTACCAACGACCCGATCCGCGATGCCGTACTTTTCAATCCGATGCTATCGAGAAGGTCATCAAGGATGTTACCTCTCGAATGAAGGATCCCGATTTGGCCCGACTCTTCGAGAACGCCTTCCCCTCAACAACCGATACCACCGTCAAATTCCATACCGACGGCACCGACACGCGCTTCGTCGACCTGAACGGCCGTAGTTTGCGCGACGAGGGCAAATGGGAGGGGCCGCAGTCCTTTATCATCACGGGTGATATCATCGCCGAATGGCTGCGTGACAGCACGAATCAGCTCTCCCCGTACCAATCACTGGCTAAGAAGGACCCGGCCATCTTCAAGTTGATTCTCGGGGCCATCAACACCCAGGCCGAGTACGTCATCGAGTCGCCCTACTGCAACGCCTTTCAACCCCCGCCGATCGCGAACCTGCAGCCGAGTCACAACGGACAGGACGATACCGTACACCCCATCTACGAACCCTCATTCGTCTTTGAGTGCAAATACGAGCTGGATTCGTTGGCGCATTTCCTAGCGCTGGGCAATGACTTTTACGAGCACACGGAATCGAAAGACTTTTTGACAGGAAGGTGGTATCTTGCGCTGGATACCCTTCTCAACGTTTTGGAGGAGCAGTCGCGTTCGACATTCGACCCGGAGACAGGCCGGTTTCTGAAGAATGAGTACACCTTCCAGCGCAAGACGGACGCAGGAACCGAGACGCTGAATCTCAAGGGCGTTGGCAACCCCTTGAACAACGGCACCGGTCTCGTCAGGTCGGCATTTCGACCTAGCGATGATGCCACGATCCTTGGCTTCTTCATTCCGGCGAACGCTATGATGGCCGTGGAGCTGAAGCGAACGGCGGCAATTTTGAAAGAGGCCGGCAAAGATGTTCTTTCTCAAACGGTCGACAAGTGGAGCCAAACCATCACGGATGGTGTATGGAACAACGGAGTCGTGAAGCATGCCAAACACGGAGACGTTTTCGCgtacgaggtcgacggcTACGGCTCTTCAATCCTCATGGATGATGCAAATTACCCTTCGCTGCTTGCTCTGCCTTTGATGGGATTCTTGCCACCGGATGATCAGATATACCAGAACACCCGGAAGATGCTCCTTGAGAAGACTGGCAACCCTTACTATCTTGAAGGGTCAGCTTTTCACGGGATTGGAG GTCCTCACATTGGCTTATCAAATGCCTGGCCAATGAGTCTTTTGATACAGGCGCAGACGTCTGAAGACGACAAAGAGATCACCGAGTGCCTCGATTTAGTCCTCCGCTCGGCTCGGCTCGGGTTGGTTCACGAGAGTGTCGATGTCAACCGCATCTCGTCGTTTACCA GGGCCAACGGTGTCTTTGCTGAGACGATTCTAGATCTCGCCCGACGCAAGCCGCACCTAATCTTTACTGATGGAAAGCCATACAGCATTTAA
- a CDS encoding Cyclopropane-fatty-acyl-phospholipid synthase, with amino-acid sequence MPKLPSLVPAAVAQPLSRGTELVRGAVGSLTWGPALSVAKPAILSVFSKIERGTLLLVDEPAEFRRVFGQKLGAKYNENLTNGEYVSRRADAIPRVELVVKSEAFWMRLFLFADMGFAESYMLGEIECKDLTAFFQLFIVNREEMGNGTTWFSSLSTAISSLARTTNTLSNALLNISAHYDISNDMFAAFLSPDMTYSCPIWKMHPDPSEPEETLEHAQMTKLHRFIDGARIKSSDHVLEIGTGWGSFAIEAVKKTGCRVTSLTLSKEQKALAEERIEAAGFSDRIDVRLTDYRALETPERPFDKIVSIEMLEAVGQEFLGTYFACMDRLLKKDGGIAVFQCITMPEGRHEAYSKGEE; translated from the exons ATGCCCAAGCTGCCCTCGTTGGTTCCGGCGGCTGTCGCCCAGCCCCTATCCCGCGGCACAGAGCTGGTGAGAGGTGCCGTCGGCAGCTTGACCTGGGGACCGGCTCTGTCCGTGGCCAAGCCTGCGATCctctccgtcttctccaagatTGAGCGTGGcacccttcttctcgtcgacgagccagCCGAGTTTAGGCGGGTGTTCGGTCAGAAGCTGGGCGCAAAGTACAACGAGAACCTCACCAACGGTGAATACGTTTCTCGCCGCGCAGATGCCATCCCTAGGGTCGAGCTGGTTGTGAAGAGCGAGGCCTTTTGGATGCGACTATTCCTGTTCGCCGACATGGGCTTTGCCGAGTCGTACATGCTCGGCGAGATTGAGTGCAAAGATCTAACTGCTTTCTTCCAG ctcttcatcgtcaacCGTGAGGAAATGGGCAACGGAACAACATGGTTCTCGAGCTTGTCTACCGCCATCTCGAGTCTGGCCCGAACCACCAACACCCTCTCGAACGCGCTCCTCAATATTTCGGCACATTACGACATTAGCAACGATATGTTCGCCGCATTTCTGTCGCCAGACATGACTTATTCGTGCCCCATCTGGAAGATGCACCCTGATCCGAGCGAACCAGAAGAGACGTTGGAGCATGCGCAAATGACGAAACTGCACCGCTTCATCGACGGGGCTCGCATAAAATCATCGGATCATGTGTTGGAAATCGGCACTGGTTGGGGCTCCTTTGcgatcgaggccgtcaagaaAACCGGCTGCCGCGTGACGAGCCTAACGCTCTCCAAGGAACAAAAGGCCCTTGCGGAGGAGCGCATAGAAGCTGCGGGCTTCTCTGATCGCATCGACGTCCGTTTGACGGACTACCGAGCTTTGGAAACACCGGAAAGACCTTTTGACAAGATTGTGTCGATCGAGATGCTGGAAGCTGTCGGCCAGGAGTTCCTGGGAACGTACTTCGCTTGCATGGACAGATTGCTGAAGAAGGATGGAGGTATTGCCGTCTTTCAATGCATCACCATGCCCGAAGGCCGCCACGAGGCGTACTCAAAGGGAGAAGAGTAA